In one window of Vespa crabro chromosome 6, iyVesCrab1.2, whole genome shotgun sequence DNA:
- the LOC124424676 gene encoding voltage-dependent anion-selective channel-like codes for MAPPTYKDLGKSARDVFTNGYHFGLLKLDVKTKTDSGVEFSSGGVSNQDTGKVFATLETKYKIKEYGLTFSEKWNTDNTLATDISIADKLLNGLSIGYSCTFSPQTGTKTGQLKTTYKHENVSATADFDLSLSTGPLINATAVVGYQGWLAGYQASFDSQRSKLTKNNFALGFTASDFAFHTSVDNGREFGASIYHKVKPDLEGAINLAWNSSNNVTQFGLGTKYNLDNDASVRAKVNSQLQIGLGYQQKLRDGVTLTLSTNIDGKNFSSGGHKIGLALNLEA; via the exons ATGGCTCCTCCGACTTACAAAGATCTTGGCAAAAGTGCTCGTGATGTATTTACTAATGGTTATCATTTTGGCCTCTTAAAATTAGATGTCAAAACTAAGACTGATTCTGGCGTTGAGTTCTCCAGTGGTGGAGTATCTAATCAAGATACTGGAAAAGTATTTGCTACCTTGGAAaccaaatataaaatcaaggaATATGGTTTGACATTTAGTGAGAAATGGAATACCGATAATACTCTTGCAACTGATATATCTATCGCAGATAAATTACTTAATGGACTTAGCATTGGTTACAGTTGTACTTTTTCACCTCAAACTGG CACTAAAACAGGACAATTGAAGACTACTTACAAACATGAAAATGTATCAGCAACTGCTGACTTTGATTTAAGTCTTTCTACTGGTCCACTCATTAATGCTACTGCAGTTGTAGGATATCAAg GATGGCTTGCTGGTTATCAAGCTTCTTTCGACTCGCAGAGAAGCAAGCTTACAAAGAATAATTTTGCTCTTGGATTTACTGCTTCTGATTTTGCTTTCCACACTTCTGT AGATAATGGGCGTGAATTTGGTGCCTCCATTTATCATAAAGTAAAACCTGACTTGGAAGGTGCCATTAATTTGGCTTGGAATTCAAGTAATAATGTGACACAATTTGGACTTGGTACCAAGTATAATCTTGATAATGATGCAAGTGTTAGGGCTAAAGTTAATTCTCAACTTCAAATAGGTTTGGGATATCAACAGAAACTTCGCGATG GTGTAACTTTGACTCTTTCTACCAATATTGATGGAAAGAACTTTAGTTCTGGTGGACACAAAATTGGTTTAGCATTAAATCTTGAGGCTTAA